The nucleotide sequence AAACTGCGCATCCGCCCGGCAGTGCAGGCAATGCAGACTGCACGCCCGGGTCACCTCCCAGATCACCAGAAAGGGCGTTGTGGCGTAATCCAGCGAAAAGGGCCGCGGGGCGGGACCGGGAATCCTGGATTCCTCGGTCCCAAACTCCACGCCATCCCGCACCTTCCAACCCTCCCCTTCTTCTCCCCGGCTCGCCCTCATGCGCTCTCCCCCCGCAGCATCTGGTCGTGAATCTCTTCATCGGTCAAATAACACGCCGGATCCGGGGCCCAAAAGTCCCCGTAGACCGCCTCGGCCCGGGTGCGAAAATTGCCCCCGCACACGTCGTAGAGCACACAATCTTTACACCGCCCGTGAAGCCGTTCTTCGCGATCCCGAAGCCCCTTGAGCAGATCGTGGCTCTCATCGGACCAAATTTCTCCGAAGGAACGCTCCCGAACGTTGCCGAAAGTATGATGCTGGGTGAACTGATCCGGGTGGACGTTGCCCTGATAATCCACATGACAAATGGCGATCCCCGATCGGTTGCCCCCGTTCATGCGCAGCCGCCGGCGGATGGCCTCAGCCCGGGCCGGATCTTTTTCCCGCATGTACAAATAGAGATACGCCCCGTCTGCGTGATTGTCCACGGTGAGGATTTCTTTGTCAATTCCCCTCTGGTGCCAATCCTCCACCTGGTCGATCAACTGCCCGACCACCTTGCGGGTGACCTCGGGCGTGACGTCTTGCTCCGCCGCCCCCCGGCCGCTGTACACCAAGTGGTAAAAGCAAGCCCGGTCAAAGGGCTCATCCTCCAAAAGCTGCAGCACAAAGGGCAGGGTGTGGACATTATCTTTGTGAATCGTAAACCGGATGCCCACCCGAATCCCCGCCTCGGCGCAGTTCCGCACGCCGCGCATGGCCCGGGCAAAAGCCCCGGCCCGGCGCCGGACCCGGTCGTGCACATCCGGCGTCCCGTCGATGCTGATACCGACATAGCCCACCCCAATGCGCTTTAACTCCCGAGCCACCTCCGGGGTGATGAGCGTGCCATTGGTGGACAGGGTCACCCGAATCCCCTTGGAGACCGCGTACTGCATTAGGTCCAGAGTATCCGGACGGGAGAGGGGCTCGCCTCCAGACACGAGCAAGACCGGGACCTTGAACGCCGCCAAATCATCGATAAACGCCCGGCCCTCCTCGTGGGTCATCTCTCCTTCAAACCGCCCTGGCCCGGCATTGGCATAGCAGTGCTGGCATCGCAGGTTACACGTCCGGGTGATCTCCCACACCACCACGGGCCCCGCCCCGGGGCGCACCCCGGTGCGCGACCGCCGGGCGCCCTCCACATAGCGCAGTCCATCCCCAAACGCCGGCTCTTCTGTCAACAGACTCGTCAATCCCAGCATCCGTATCCCTCCCGACGCGGTCTACACCGCGCGTCATGTCCTTCTTTCTCCAGTCTATCGCCCAGGTCTTTTTCATACAGAGGGATCACCGCCGGGATGGCGAGAAAATCTTGAACAGAACCGGACGATTTTATGGCACATAAGCTTCCGTGGGCAGCGTCGCCGTGGCCTTGCAGTCATCGCCGGTACATCACCCACATCGCCCCGGCGTAGACCAGCCACGCCAATACCCCGACCCCCGCCCCGATCCGGGCAAACTCCTCCCGGCCACTCCAGGCGCCCGCGGCAAGTAAAACGGCACCGCCGGCAAAACCCAACAACGCCAATATGGTGGAAACCTTGGGCATCATGTCCCGGACGCCCACCGGGCGCTGCCCGGGTGCCCGGCGAGTCACCGGAGTGAGCCCGTGGCCGTATTTGCTCATCCACCGCAGAAAAGGCAGGATTTTGGCCATATATGCAGCAATCACCCACCCGAGAAAGCCGAAAACCACAAGCAGCATCATGCCCAGGAGCATCGGTCCCGCAGTTCGGCCGGTCCCCGCCGCTTTCCAGACCGCGGCTCCCCAGGCCGCGGTCAGCGGCCAGCCAGCCGCGAGCCCCGCCGCTATCCACGGGATGACCCACTCGAGATCCCGACGCCGCCTATACCGAAGATGCTGAAACAGATGAAATAGAAACGATCCGTAAGCAATCAGGTACAAGACCGATCCGACCCCGACCAGGAAGCTCCCCGGGCCCCACAGACCTTTGGACACCCCTTGCCCGGGGGCGGGCACAAGGGATACCCCTGCAGCGATCAACAGGGCCCCCGCCATCAGCACAAGCTCCGGTCCCCTTCGCTCGAACCCCGGGTGGCGGGAGGAAACGAAAACGCGAATCAGGCGGGGACTCAAAACGAGAATCAGGGTGGTGAACCAGCCGGTCACTCCAGCCACCATGTGGAGGAGAAGGCTCGCCCGACCCAAGAGAGGCACCCCCAGGGCCATTCCGATTCCAAAAAGCAGGGCGGCGAACAAAAAGACAAACACCGGCGCCGACCGGAGTGCCTCTCCGCGCTTTTTCAGCGTCAAGGCCGTGCGGCCCAAGTTCCAAAGCAAAAGCCCGTAGGCTGCAAAAACCAGAATCCCCCCTGTCGCCGCCACCGCCCACCGGCCGGACAAAAAGCCGACGGGAAAAGCAGCGGCCCCGAGCACCATGAGGACATACTGAACATAACCCAGGCGGACGGAGTACAAATGTCCCTGAAACGCCACCGGAGTGATCTGCAGCAGCGCTCCGTGAACGGTGGTCAATGCATACCCCACCACAAAAAGGTGAACGGCGGCCAGAAGGAGCGGATCGGCCCACGCCCCCCGTGCGATGGCCGGCGCCGCCCGGATCAAGCACCACCAAGCCGGCCCAAGAAAGGCAAGCCCCGTGATCATGTACACCCGGGTGATGCGAAACCGCAGTCCCAGCCCTTCACTAGCCCCGGCCCTCGCACCGGGCCCCCGGACCCCATCCATCGTCCCCGCCCCCGCGTGGTGCAATTTCTCATCAAACCCAGGCAACATCAAACCCAGGCAACATCGCCGCCTCACCCTGGAAGTTATCTTGAGGATACCAAGGGACACTTCGACCTTCCGTGACCCCCATCACAACCCCGCCTACAATGAGCTTTCCGGCCCGTTGTCCTTAGGACTGATTTTCGATATCGTTGGAACAGAGGCGGTGATTATATATGGGCATCACACAGCGAATCCCACTGTTTGCACACCTGCCTGAAAACCAACTTCAGACAGTGGAGAATTTCTGCACACCTTTGAGCATTCCCTCCCGGGGCATGATTTTTCATCAGGGCGACCCCCTTGAACGGGTCTTTTTTCTGTCCCGGGGGCTCGTGAAAATTTATATCTACGACGTGGACGGGCGGGAGCAGATCATGGCCGTCCTCGGGGCCGGCGAAATGTTCCCCCATGCGGGGTTTTTTGACGAGACGACCTACCCGGCCCACGCCCAGGCCATTCGGGATACCGATTTGGTGGCCCTGACCCGCCAAAAGTTGGAACGTTTGGTGCTCGATTCCCCCGATGCCGCCATGGCCCTCATCCGGGTTCAGGGCCGCAAGATCCGCGAGCTTCAGGCGAGACTTCAGAATTTGACTCAGCATTCCGTTCTGGAGCGGGTGGCGTGGACTTTATGGCAACAGGTCTTGGAATGGGGGCGGGTCGACCCAGAAGGATATGTGATGTCCTTTCCCCTCACCCATTACGAACTGGCCAAATGGGTGGGCACCACCCGGGAATCGGCAAACCGGGCCATGAGTTTGCTCAGAAAACAGGGGGTGATCCAGGTGCAGGGGGAGCAGCTCCGCATCCTGCAACCAGACGTGTTGGAATCTTTGGCGGGCGGACTCAAAGAGGCGGGCAAAGGACGGCCCGGGAAGTAAACGAATCCGGGCGAAAAAATGGCGGTCCGCCCGAAGAGCTCCGCCGCCGTCACCGGTACTGGGCCACCCGCCGCTCCAGAGCGATCCCCAGCCGGGACAACGGGAAGTTTAGGATGAAATACGCGGCAACGGCCATCAGATAGAGCAACGTGGCCTGGCTGGTGGCATTCACCCCGAGCTCTGCCCGGCGCATGATATCCATGACGCCGATGGTAAAGGCGAGAGACGAGTTTTTCACCTGCAGGACGAGAAAGCTCACCATCGCCGGCAGGATCGTCGCCAAAGCCTGGGGCAGAATAACCTTTCGCAAAGTCGTCCAGCGGCTGATCCCCAGGGCCGCTGAAGCCTCCCGTTGCTCGTGGGGAATACTGTGAAGCCCCGCCCGAAACAGCTCCACTGCATAAGCACCTCCGTAGGCCGATAACCAAATCGCCGCGGCAGTAAAAGCGTCCAACTGGATCCCGTATTGGGTCAGTCCGAAAAAGACCGCAAACAACTGTAAGATCTGTGGCGTACCACGGATCACTTCCACGTAAGCGCCCACCACCGCCCGCAGGGGCCAAGGACCGTACTGGCGCGCCAGCGCCCCGAAGAGGCCGATGATCAGCGCCAACACTGTACCCAGGGCGGTGAGCGCCACGGTGACGAACATCCCCTGCCCAATGGGGCCAAGGTATTGAAGGACTACTTCCACCGGCGTCACCTCCGGGGACTGAGTTGGTGAGATTTTACGACGGCCGGCTCGACATCGTCAGCCGGGCCATGATTCAGCACCCGCCGCAGGAAGGTGCGCGTCCGTTCATGTTCAGGGTTGGATAACAATTTCCGCGCCGGACCGGACTCAATGATCTGCTGGTCGGCCATCACCACGATGGTGTCCGCCACGTCCCGGGCGAAAGCCATTTCATGGGTCACCAACAACATGGTCATACCGTCGGCGGCCAATTGGCGAATGACCGACAGGACATCGCCCACCAACTCCGGATCTAAAGCGGACGTGGGCTCGTCGAAGAGCATCATTTGCGGGTGCATGGCCAGAGCCCGGCAGATCGCCACCCGCTGCTGCTGGCCCCCGGACAGGTTTCGCGGATAGGCATTTTCCTTATCGCCGAGGCCCACCAATTCCAAGAGGCGCCGGGCTTGCTGGATGGCTTCCTGCTTGGACACTTTGTTCACGTCCATGGGCGCGAGGATGATATTCTCTAAAACGGTCAGGTGGGGAAACAGGTTAAACCGTTGAAAAACCATACCCACTTTCTTCCGGATCTCCGTCAGCTCCCGGTAGCTGGGACTCCAACCGCTGTCCGTTCCCTTGAGCATGTGACCGAGCACCCGGATGGTGCCGGATTCAAAGGGCTGTAAATAGTTCACGCACCGGAGGAGCGTACTCTTTCCAGCCCCACTGGGTCCGATGATCGCCACCACTTCGCCCGCCCCGACATCCAGGTCGATATCCTTCAGGATCGTGTGATCCCCAAACCGCTTTGTCAGACCTCGAATCTCAAGCACCCGCTGCCTTGACATGGCGCTCCCACCTCCTTACTGCCAGAGACAATCCATAGCAGACAATGAAATACAGCACCCCGGCGATCAAAAAGACGTTCATATACTGAAAGGTTTCGCTGCCCGCCTGGTAGGCCTGGTACATGAGTTCCCCCACCCCGATGGTGATCACCAGGGCGGTGTCTTTGACCAAATCGATGGCCGCACTGGTGCCCGGTGGCAAGATCGCCAGAAGGGATTGGGGGACGATCACCCGCAGGAGCGTGGTTTTCCGACGCAACCCGAGTGCCTCGGCGGCTTCGCGCTGGCCGAAATCCACGCTCATCAGGCCGCTGCGAAAGATCTCGGAATACAGCGCCCCGTAAAATCCCCCCAGTACGATCACCGCCGCTTCAAAGCCCGGAATGATAATCCCGATCTGTGCCAAGCTGTAATAGACAAAGAACAACTCCACAATCACCGGCGTCGATCGGACGATTTCCACGTACACGGCCCCGATCGCCCGAAGGGGGGCGATCCTGCTCATCCTCATGAAGGCCAGGACCCCGCCCACCACCAGCCCGACGATTAGGGAGGCCACCGTTAACTCCAAAGTCACCAACATCCCGTGCAAAAAAGATTCCCCATAGCGCTGCCAAAGCTCAAAAAGCGATTGCATGACTCCCTCCCGAAAACGCTTTTCCATCAGGACGGCTTGGGCGGGTCCTTCGCGGATGGAGCGATCAACTTCCTGACTGATTTCCCAGTCCTGCGAGATACGAAGGATCCGTCAGGCCGTACTTTTCAAGAATTTGTTTCAAGCCTCCGTTCGATTGTTCTTGAACCAGAAACTTGTTGAGTTCATCCAAAAATCGCTTCGAATAATCTCCCTTCGCCACGCCGTAGTACCCGGCCGGTGCCTGGTTCCCCTTTCCTGTAATCGATTCCGGAACGGGTCCCAGGACCTTAATGTGCAAGGAAGGATTCTTTTGCACCGCCCACTCGGCGTACATCACCGGTTGAAACGTCGCGTCCACCCGCCCGGAAGACCGGGCGAGAAACGCCTCGTTGACACTGTTGTACGACTGATTCACCGCTCCGGGAATCCTCGGGACGAAGGCCTGTTCAGCCGTGCCGGTGGCGGTGGCGATCTTTTTCCCCTGTAGCCCTTCCACCGTGGCCGCCGGAATTCGCGGAAAGTCGGAATTTACAATAATTCCTTCTACATATTTAATCACAGGATTCGAGAAAGCCAGGACATTTTCGCGCTCCGGCGTCTTAAAAATGTTTGCGGTGATGTCGTCTCGTTTCGAGGCCACCGACTGGATGGTGGCGGGAAAGGCCATGGAATGAACCTCCAGTTTTGCCCCCAGTGTCGAAGCGAATTTGCTGAGGATGTCAATATCCACGCCGGACCACTCCTGATTTGCCGGATCCTGATACTCCAAGGGAGGAAAACTGGCCACTGCCACGCTCAAAACCTTGGACGACTTCACCTTATCGAGCAGATCCCCTGTCCCCGAGCCCTGCGGCGAACTGGAGGCACCACAGGCAGTCAGCGAGAGGAGAGCCGCTATGCTGAACATGCCCGCAGCCATCCTCCGCAATAACCGTTGACCCATTATCCGTTTCAGACCCCGTGATAACATCTTCACACCCCTTTATGCCTCATGTCGATGCCGCACAGCCTTCAACAAGCCCTTTTCGCCAGGCAACTTCCATATAGTCCATGGCGTGTCGACAACTTCATATTAACATAAAGTTGTTGAATAGACAAGGATAGACATCGTTTCTCCCGCGTAATCGGGAGTCCACTGAACTATCCCCGCAGGGGAGTACGCCTTTCTTCTGTGCTCTCTGCCTCGGAGGGATCTACCGATGCAGAGGAGACATCGGGGGAGGGAGTGGAGGAAGATTCCTCGGGGTCCGGCAGTTTCATCTGGAGTGGCGTCTCAAAATACACCGATTGCGATGGGAAGGCGATCTCCACTCCGTGGCGTTCGAGAATTTCCATGATCTTCAAATTAATTTCCTCTTTTACCTGCAAATACTCGGACCAAACGGTGGTTGTGGTGAAATAGTACACAAAGATATCCAAACTGCTCGCCCCGAACTGGTCAAAGTTCACCAAGATCGTTTCATTGTGGGTTTCGGGATGCTCGTGCAATAAGGCGCGAATCTCCTTCACACATTGTTCCAGTTTCTTTCTGGGGGTTCGATAGGATAGGCCGAGATGAAAGCTCACCTGGCGCTTCCCCATCCGAGCCCAGTTGGTAATGGGCTCACCGGCTAACAAGGAGTTGGGTACAGTAACCAGCGCCTGGGCAAAAGTGCGAACCTTCGTGCTCCGAAAGGTGATGTCCTCCACCGTTCCTTCTACGGAAGGCGTCTTAATCCAATCCCCGATGCTGAAGGGCCGCTCTGTAATGATCACAAACCCGGCAAAAAGGTTGGCCAGGGAGTCTTTGGCTGCCAACGCCAGAGCAAGCCCTCCCAATCCCAGCCCCGCCAGAAAGCTGCTTACCTGAAATCCCCACTCTTGGGCGACCATCATGACCGCCAGGGCCACAATGAAAAAACGAATCACCCGGGTTAAAAAAGGTGCGACAATTCGGTCGAACTGGACGCGAAGGTGTCCGCCCAGATGCAAGAACAACGGTGTCACCTGAAACAATGCGTGGGCCACGACAATGATGATGAACGTATGAAGGGCTTGACCGAACCAGCGAGGTTGCGGTTCATAAAAAATCAGAACGGCCAGGTAGAGCCCCAACCCCACCAAAAACCATCGGAGAGGCTTTTCCAAAGCCGCAAGCAGACCATCATCATACCTGTTGCTGGTCTTTCGGGCGAATCTCATCAGCGTGTGGACAACGAGTTTGCCGAACACCTTCTGAAAAACTAAAGCTGCACCTACAACGAGTAGGCTGAAAACGGCTCGCCACAGGATAGGGTCCAATTGAAGGATCTGCGCATAGAAGGCTTTCATGTTCATATCCCCCACGACAGTTCGCATCTCGAACCTGTTTTTGCGATTAACTCTATCATCCCATCTACAGACCTGATTGTCCAATAGCCGGGTGCATTCCACCGCCTTTCTCTTACCCATTCAAGCACACGGAAACTTTGGAAAGGATTTGGACAAGCGCGAACCCGCCTTTAAGCCTTTTTTGCGAAGTCTATCGTGAAATCGAAGAGATTTTCGAGGGATGGATTGTGCGCATGGATCCCGCAAGGCGCGGATTTCTAAAGGCTCCTTTGGCCGGTTCCGCGTCCATATTAACGGAAATTTTAGGTATTTCAAGGCTTGCTTAAGCCGCTGAAGCGACCCAAGGGGCAGATCTCCGGTTGGTCCCCAATTCACCCCGGGATTCGGGTTTCCTCAATCCGTGGCTTCGGGAGATCCCAAGGTCATGAACTCCCGAGTGCTTTGACGCCTGCCCGGTCACCCGAGCCGGGTTTTTTGTCTGGATCGTGCCAATGGATGAAACTCCTCACATACAACTCAGTCACTTACGTGTTATAATAGGTTGTACAACGTTCACCTATTTTTCACAATTCGCCGCTGCCCAATCCTGTATACTCATGATAGGGATAATGATAACGTTTCTCAATTGAGGTGGTTCCCAATGACATTGAACGACTGCCCACCTGGAACACTTTGCACAGTGATCGATGTCCTCGCTCCTAAGGACGGACACCGCCACCGCCTCATGGAACTCGGCCTCGTACCCGGCACCGACCTGAGGGTGGTGCGCCGGGCCCCCTTCGGCGATCCGCTGGTGATTCACGTCCGCGGCGTACAGCTGGGGATCCGCCGAAAAGATGCCCGGTTCATTCAGGTGGAAACGGAGCGACGGCCGTGAAATCGGCAGCGCAGGCGGCAGAGGTTCGCGGAGCGGTGGCCCTTTCCACCATTGCCCTGGCCGGGAATCCCAACGCCGGGAAAACCTCCCTGTTCAACCTTTTGACTGGGACCCGCCAGTACGTCGGGAACTGGCCCGGGGTGACGGTGGAGAAAAAAGAGGGCCTGTGCAAAGATTTGCCGGGATGTCGGGTGGTGGACCTGCCGGGAACGTACAGCCTCGCAGCCCTGTCCCCGGAGGAGCGGGTGGCGGTGGAATACCTGTTGTACCAGGGTCCTTCGGCGGTCGTCAATGTGGTGGACGCCTCAAGTTTAGAACGACATTTGTATTTTACTGCCCAGCTGTTGGAAATGGGATTGCCCGTGGTGGTCGTCCTCAACATGATGGACACGGCGGCCGCCCGGGGCTTGACCATTGACGTTGCTCTTCTGGAACAGCGCCTGGGCGTCCCTGTGGTGCCGATGACCGCCCGGCGGGGGATTGGAAAAGACCGCTTGATTCACCGCTTGCAGGGCGGAGTGGCGCCATCCGGTTTTGTCCTGCCCTACCCCCGCTCCCTGGCGGCGGTGGTGGCCAGGACGGAGGCCGCCTTGGTTACCCTGCCAGAACCATTGGCCGAACGCCGAAGGGCCCTGGCCGTCATGGCTCTGGAAGGGAATCCGGCCGTGATGGCGGCCTTGGAACAAGCGCTCCCCCCGGCCGCGGTGGCCACTCTGGCAGGTCTGCGCAAGGAAGTTGCGGAGGCCGGGGAGCGAATTCGCCAGGTCCGGCACGAATGGGCGGCCCAAACGGCCCGGGAAGTTGTGAGAGGCAGCGGGCGACCGCCAGGAGAGCGGACGTGGAGCGATCGGCTCGACCGCTGGCTTTTGCATCCGATTCTCGGGATCCCGCTGTTCCTGGCCATTCTCTTTCTCTTGTTCCAAGTGACGTTTAGCTGGGTGGGAACCCCTTTGTCGGACGCGCTGGACAGTGCGATCAGCGGTCCCGGGGCGACGGGACTTCAAGCCGTTTTGGGGGCAATGGGAAGCCCGGGTTGGTTTACGGATCTCATGATCCAAGGCGTCTTGGGTGGCGTGGGGGCGGTTCTGGTGTTCATTCCCCAGATCGCCGTGCTGTTTCTCGGTCTGTCCTTTTTAGAGGACTCCGGTTATATGGCCCGGGCGGCGGTGCTCACTGACCGAGTCATGCAAGCCGTGGGGTTGGGGGGGCGGTCCTTCATTCCGATGGTGCTCGGCTTCGGGTGCAACGTCCCCGCCATCATGGCCACCCGCACCTTGGAGGACCCCCGGGCGCGGCTGGTGACGGTCCTGGCCATTCCCTTCATGTCCTGCTCAGCCCGGTTATCCGTCTACGCCCTGCTTGTCCCGGCCTTCTTTGCCCGGCACCAGGCGGAGATCGTATTTCTATTGTACTTGGTCGGCGTGGCAGCGGCCCTGGGGACGGCGTGGCTGTTGGGAAGACTGGTCGGAACCGGCGACTCGCTCTTTGTCATGGAGCTGCCGCCCTACCATGCCCCCACCGTCCGAAACCTCACTTTGCATACGTGGGACAAGGTGAAAGGGTTCTTGCGCAAGGCGGGCACGATTATTTTTTCCGTGTCGGTGTTGCTGTGGTTTCTCGGGAGATTCTCGTTTCAGGGACCCGTTCCCGTGGAACACAGCTTTCTCGCCGGGCTCGGGGGATGGATCGCCCCCTTGTTCGCGCCGATGGATTTTGCCACCTGGCAGGCCGGCGTGGCCTTGATCACGGGATTTTTAGCGAAAGAATTGGTGGTGGCCACGATGGGAGTGGCCTACGGCGCGGGAGAGGCGGCGGGGGGACTCACGGCCCTGTTGCAAGGGGCGTTCACCCCGGCATCGGCGCTCGCGTTCTTATTTTTCATCCTGTTGTACACGCCGTGTCTCTCCACCGTGGCGGTGATGCGCCGGGAAACAGGGTCCTGGAAATGGACAGTCGCCTCGGTGGTATACAGTGCAAGTTTGGCTTGGGTGGTTTCCTGGGGGGTCTACCATATCGCCCGATGGTGGATGTGAGACACCAAAAGGCCGGCCGTACAGTCTCAAAGGCCGGTCCCATGGGTAGGTGTCAGAAAGGTGGAGAGTCAATGATCTATGTCGTGATCGCCGCCGTCCTTGGATATGCGGCCTGGCAGTTGGTCCGCCTCTTTCGCCGGACCCGCTCCGGTGGATGCGCCGCAGGATGTGACCAATGCAACGCCTGCGCCCTTGGCCAAAATGCGGGCCAGTTTCAAAACAGCGCTCGGAAATCCTTTATTCAGCTCGATGAAATCCCCCTCGACCCGGGCAAACGGGAGTAACGGGCCCCGCCCAGGAAAGCAAAACCGTCACTTTTCTCCGACCCCGGGAGGTACGAGGACGAGAGCGAGTACTGCGTCTTCCAAGGACTCCACGCGGTGCGGTACTCCGGGTCCGACGGCGATCATTTCGGCCGGCCCCAGTGTCAGCGGCCCTCCTCCCGGTTCAAAAGCCTCAAAAACCACTCGGCCCCGCAGAACAAAGGCGAGCAAGTGATCGTCCACCTGGTGTTTGTCTAAAACTCGTCCGGCGGGCAAGCTCAGTTGGATCACCCGGGCCGGTCCGCCTTGGGCGACTCGCCGGGTGAGCTTCTCGGCCATTTGAAAACGATGGTGTTCCATGCCACTCTCCCCTCGGTTTGACGTCACCGTCAGGATAACGGACGCCCATTCAGATCGTGGTGACGCCGGTCACAGAAACTATCCGTTATAGCGGTTGGCCTACGAGTTTAATGCCCGCCAAAGAACACTGAAATACGGGAGGTGCTTCCATTTTTCTGGATCGCCGACGACATAAATCCGCTGTTTAGCCCGAGTTACGGCTACGTTGAGCAGGTTCGGTTCGCTCGCCGCCCACCGGAACGCTCTAGGACGCCTTGGGTTCCCTCCCAACAGCAGAATGACCGTGTGCGCTTCTTTGCCTTGAAAGACGTGAACTGTCCCAACCCGTGTCCCTAGCCATTTAAGGACCTCTTTCCGGTTGACATGAGGACCAGCCCAGAGCCCGTACTTTTTTTTCAGCAAGTCTTTCACCTCGTTCGAAACTTCGCGGAACGGAGAAAGCACAAAGGCATCGGGCGGAAATCCGAATTCCTCGACAAGCTGCCTCAAGATCTCGATAACGCGATCCCCTTGGGCCGGAATCCAGTGCCCGTCGGCACCATCCGACGAAACGACACTCCAGCAACTCGGTTTGTGCAATATTTTTTCCTTTGGAACCGGCGTCGCCTGGATCATCTGACCAGCATAGGCAATCTGGTTGGAGACTGTAAACATGGGGTCGAGACACCGTCTATGGACCCACAGAGGACTTCCAATCCACCTGTCGTGTACCCGTGTCCCCCAAGCATTGGCAGAGTCGGCCAACACTTGGGCCGATGTTTTCGTGACATCCCATTCACTGCCTGCACCAAATGCCTCCCTCAGTGCGCTGCTCGCCTGAGCTGGCAGAGTAACTACTGGTTTGAGTTGCATCGGATCCCCTACAAATACCACCCTTTTCGACCTCCAAACGAGGCCGACCGGATCTTGCGGCCTAGCTTGCCCCGCTTCGTCAATTAAGGTCCACCCCAACGCTTCAGAACCGAGATCTTTGAAAAGTCTTCCTACCGATGCGAAAGTGGTCGAGACCACCGGAACCACAAGAAAAAGCGTACGCCACAGATGAGGAATTATTTCGTTTGGAATTCTGATATCCTTTCCCGACAGGAGATCGACAAAACGAGAAAGATTGGCTTGTACAGGCTGTGCGGAAGCCTTGATGAACGCCTCGTGCACCTTAAGCGCGGCCAAAAA is from Kyrpidia tusciae DSM 2912 and encodes:
- a CDS encoding radical SAM/SPASM domain-containing protein, giving the protein MLGLTSLLTEEPAFGDGLRYVEGARRSRTGVRPGAGPVVVWEITRTCNLRCQHCYANAGPGRFEGEMTHEEGRAFIDDLAAFKVPVLLVSGGEPLSRPDTLDLMQYAVSKGIRVTLSTNGTLITPEVARELKRIGVGYVGISIDGTPDVHDRVRRRAGAFARAMRGVRNCAEAGIRVGIRFTIHKDNVHTLPFVLQLLEDEPFDRACFYHLVYSGRGAAEQDVTPEVTRKVVGQLIDQVEDWHQRGIDKEILTVDNHADGAYLYLYMREKDPARAEAIRRRLRMNGGNRSGIAICHVDYQGNVHPDQFTQHHTFGNVRERSFGEIWSDESHDLLKGLRDREERLHGRCKDCVLYDVCGGNFRTRAEAVYGDFWAPDPACYLTDEEIHDQMLRGESA
- a CDS encoding Crp/Fnr family transcriptional regulator, whose protein sequence is MGITQRIPLFAHLPENQLQTVENFCTPLSIPSRGMIFHQGDPLERVFFLSRGLVKIYIYDVDGREQIMAVLGAGEMFPHAGFFDETTYPAHAQAIRDTDLVALTRQKLERLVLDSPDAAMALIRVQGRKIRELQARLQNLTQHSVLERVAWTLWQQVLEWGRVDPEGYVMSFPLTHYELAKWVGTTRESANRAMSLLRKQGVIQVQGEQLRILQPDVLESLAGGLKEAGKGRPGK
- a CDS encoding amino acid ABC transporter permease; this translates as MEVVLQYLGPIGQGMFVTVALTALGTVLALIIGLFGALARQYGPWPLRAVVGAYVEVIRGTPQILQLFAVFFGLTQYGIQLDAFTAAAIWLSAYGGAYAVELFRAGLHSIPHEQREASAALGISRWTTLRKVILPQALATILPAMVSFLVLQVKNSSLAFTIGVMDIMRRAELGVNATSQATLLYLMAVAAYFILNFPLSRLGIALERRVAQYR
- a CDS encoding amino acid ABC transporter ATP-binding protein encodes the protein MSRQRVLEIRGLTKRFGDHTILKDIDLDVGAGEVVAIIGPSGAGKSTLLRCVNYLQPFESGTIRVLGHMLKGTDSGWSPSYRELTEIRKKVGMVFQRFNLFPHLTVLENIILAPMDVNKVSKQEAIQQARRLLELVGLGDKENAYPRNLSGGQQQRVAICRALAMHPQMMLFDEPTSALDPELVGDVLSVIRQLAADGMTMLLVTHEMAFARDVADTIVVMADQQIIESGPARKLLSNPEHERTRTFLRRVLNHGPADDVEPAVVKSHQLSPRR
- a CDS encoding amino acid ABC transporter permease encodes the protein MQSLFELWQRYGESFLHGMLVTLELTVASLIVGLVVGGVLAFMRMSRIAPLRAIGAVYVEIVRSTPVIVELFFVYYSLAQIGIIIPGFEAAVIVLGGFYGALYSEIFRSGLMSVDFGQREAAEALGLRRKTTLLRVIVPQSLLAILPPGTSAAIDLVKDTALVITIGVGELMYQAYQAGSETFQYMNVFLIAGVLYFIVCYGLSLAVRRWERHVKAAGA
- a CDS encoding substrate-binding periplasmic protein, which codes for MFSIAALLSLTACGASSSPQGSGTGDLLDKVKSSKVLSVAVASFPPLEYQDPANQEWSGVDIDILSKFASTLGAKLEVHSMAFPATIQSVASKRDDITANIFKTPERENVLAFSNPVIKYVEGIIVNSDFPRIPAATVEGLQGKKIATATGTAEQAFVPRIPGAVNQSYNSVNEAFLARSSGRVDATFQPVMYAEWAVQKNPSLHIKVLGPVPESITGKGNQAPAGYYGVAKGDYSKRFLDELNKFLVQEQSNGGLKQILEKYGLTDPSYLAGLGNQSGS
- a CDS encoding mechanosensitive ion channel family protein, with amino-acid sequence MKAFYAQILQLDPILWRAVFSLLVVGAALVFQKVFGKLVVHTLMRFARKTSNRYDDGLLAALEKPLRWFLVGLGLYLAVLIFYEPQPRWFGQALHTFIIIVVAHALFQVTPLFLHLGGHLRVQFDRIVAPFLTRVIRFFIVALAVMMVAQEWGFQVSSFLAGLGLGGLALALAAKDSLANLFAGFVIITERPFSIGDWIKTPSVEGTVEDITFRSTKVRTFAQALVTVPNSLLAGEPITNWARMGKRQVSFHLGLSYRTPRKKLEQCVKEIRALLHEHPETHNETILVNFDQFGASSLDIFVYYFTTTTVWSEYLQVKEEINLKIMEILERHGVEIAFPSQSVYFETPLQMKLPDPEESSSTPSPDVSSASVDPSEAESTEERRTPLRG
- a CDS encoding FeoA family protein — encoded protein: MTLNDCPPGTLCTVIDVLAPKDGHRHRLMELGLVPGTDLRVVRRAPFGDPLVIHVRGVQLGIRRKDARFIQVETERRP